A region of Vitis riparia cultivar Riparia Gloire de Montpellier isolate 1030 chromosome 1, EGFV_Vit.rip_1.0, whole genome shotgun sequence DNA encodes the following proteins:
- the LOC117925383 gene encoding uncharacterized protein LOC117925383: MCSSKSKLHQGIDITPSKAQINGRPALQPTCNRIPSLERHHSFKKISPKSPTSPLPASLPPPTTIINTTKTKPSLTPPASPNLKSPRQPALKRGNDPNGLNSSLEKVLTPRGTTKSSSSPKKTKKCSAGLAPSSDTSSLNYSSSFIVEAPGSIAAARREQMAIMQVQRKMRIAHYGRTKSAKHEEKISPVDPLVITTREEKRCSFITPNSDPSYVEYHDEEWGVPVHDDKRLFELLVMTGAQVGSDWTTVLKKRQEYRDAFAGYDAEIVAKFSEKKITSISAYYGIDLSQVRGVVDNSNRILEIKREFGSFHKYIWGFVNHKPITTQYKLCHKIPVKTSKSESISKDMVRRGFRLVGPTVIYSFMQAAGLTNDHLISCPRHLQCIALSSHQPAVAPAL; encoded by the exons ATGTGTTCCTCCAAGTCTAAGCTGCACCAAGGTATTGATATCACCCCGTCTAAGGCTCAGATCAATGGCCGTCCAGCCCTTCAGCCCACTTGCAACCGAATTCCTAGCCTAGAAAGGCATCATTCATTTAAGAAGATCTCCCCAAAATCTCCTACTTCTCCACTACCTGCATCTCTCCCGCCACCAACTACTATTATTAATACTACTAAAACCAAGCCTTCATTAACTCCTCCAGCCTCTCCCAacttaaaatcacctaggcaACCAGCACTTAAGAGAGGAAATGATCCTAACGGGTTGAATTCTAGTCTTGAGAAGGTGTTAACACCACGAGGAACCACCAAATCCTCTAGTTCACcgaagaagacaaaaaaatgcAGTGCTGGATTAGCACCTTCTTCTGACACTAGTTCATTGAATTACTCTTCCTCTTTCATAGTTGAGGCTCCAGGGAGCATAGCAGCAGCAAGAAGGGAACAAATGGCCATTATGCAAGTGCAGCGAAAGATGCGAATTGCCCACTATGGAAGAACAAAGTCTGCCAAGCACGAAGAGAAGATTAGTCCTGTAGATCCTTTGGTTATCACCACTCGAGAGGAAAAGAGATGCAGTTTCATCACCCCCAATTCAG ATCCTAGCTATGTTGAATACCATGATGAAGAATGGGGTGTCCCGGTCCATGATGATAA GCGGCTGTTCGAACTGCTAGTGATGACTGGTGCTCAAGTTGGATCAGACTGGACAACTGTCTTGAAGAAACGTCAGGAATACAG GGATGCATTTGCCGGATATGATGCAGAAATTGTGGCAAAATTCAGCGAAAAGAAGATAACAAGCATCAGTGCTTATTATGGCATAGATTTGAGCCAAGTTCGAGGAGTGGTGGACAACTCTAACCGAATTCTTGAG ATTAAGAGGGAATTCGGATCATTTCACAAGTATATCTGGGGATTTGTGAATCACAAGCCCATCACCACCCAGTACAAATTATGCCACAAGATCCCAGTGAAGACCTCGAAATCAGAGAGCATCAGCAAAGACATGGTGAGGAGGGGTTTCAGGTTGGTTGGGCCCACTGTAATTTACTCGTTCATGCAAGCCGCTGGCCTCACCAATGACCACTTGATCAGCTGTCCTAGACATCTTCAATGCATCGCGCTGTCATCACACCAACCCGCCGTAGCCCCGGCTCTATAG